In Longimicrobium sp., a genomic segment contains:
- a CDS encoding HD-GYP domain-containing protein → MNRPVRVLVADDDPAIRGVLHVILAQGGYHVEEAADGAEALDAFQSRGADLILSDLQMPGMSGLELLRRVRALDDTAGFIILTGASTVENAVEALRVQADDYLVKPFNLDEVLLAVERALSYRRLLRENRSYQQHLEDRVAEQARQLEALLMDALRSLASAIETRDDYTGGHVERVARYAAATAREMGLHRDEVRALWVGALLHDVGKIGVSDHVLKKPGKLTADEYDEMKRHPEIGGVIMERSSFLRPGLPAVLHHQERWDGSGYPRGLRGEEISLQGRIVAVVDTYDAIISSRPYRDASSCEFAMEEIRRNAGTQFDPVVVEAFFRAEAKNFPDDPDTPSLPAVE, encoded by the coding sequence GTGAACCGTCCCGTCCGGGTGCTGGTGGCCGACGACGATCCGGCCATCCGCGGCGTCCTTCACGTGATCCTGGCCCAGGGCGGGTACCACGTCGAGGAGGCGGCGGACGGCGCCGAGGCGTTGGACGCCTTCCAGTCGCGCGGGGCCGACCTGATCCTGTCGGACCTGCAGATGCCGGGGATGAGCGGCCTGGAGCTGCTTCGCCGCGTCCGCGCGCTGGACGACACCGCGGGATTCATCATCCTCACCGGCGCCTCCACCGTCGAGAACGCGGTCGAGGCGCTGCGCGTGCAGGCCGACGACTACCTGGTGAAGCCATTCAACCTGGACGAGGTGCTGCTCGCGGTGGAGCGTGCGCTCAGCTACCGCCGCCTCCTGCGCGAGAACCGGTCGTACCAGCAGCACCTGGAAGACCGCGTGGCAGAACAGGCGCGCCAGCTGGAGGCGCTCCTGATGGACGCGCTGCGCTCCCTGGCCAGCGCCATCGAAACGCGCGACGACTATACGGGCGGGCACGTGGAGCGCGTGGCACGCTACGCCGCCGCCACCGCCCGCGAAATGGGACTGCACCGCGACGAGGTTCGCGCGCTCTGGGTGGGCGCGCTGCTTCACGACGTGGGCAAGATCGGCGTGTCCGACCACGTGCTGAAGAAGCCCGGCAAGCTGACGGCGGACGAGTACGACGAGATGAAGCGGCACCCGGAGATCGGCGGCGTCATCATGGAGCGCAGCTCGTTCCTGCGCCCCGGCCTTCCCGCCGTGCTGCATCACCAGGAGCGGTGGGACGGCTCCGGCTATCCCCGTGGCCTGCGCGGTGAGGAGATTTCGCTGCAGGGCCGCATCGTGGCGGTGGTGGACACGTACGACGCCATCATCAGCTCGCGCCCGTACCGCGACGCCAGCAGCTGCGAGTTCGCGATGGAGGAGATCCGGCGCAACGCGGGCACGCAGTTCGATCCGGTCGTGGTGGAGGCCTTCTTTCGTGCGGAAGCGAAGAACTTCCCGGACGATCCCGACACGCCGTCGCTCCCCGCCGTGGAATAG
- a CDS encoding TldD/PmbA family protein, protein MKRREFITRSAAAAAGLSVLPSGAAHAAHILAPGDADQRELAMRALDAARSAGAQYADVRINRNRNQSVGTRERQITGFQDSETSGFGVRVLANGAWGFAASREVNAEEVARVARQAVAQARANAAARQRPVELAPVERVADGRWQSPIQVDPFDVPIEEKVNLLFEANAAALGVAGARFVTSSLFFLREEKTFASTEGSYTVQTIYRTLPQMTVTAVAPDGGDFQARQSTPVAAMGLGYEHVRNADLVNNARRWADDAVAKLSAKPVEPGRYDLVLMPSHLFLTIHESIAHPTELDRIMGFEANYAGTSFIHPIGDFLGKFRYGQEIMNIQAERSTPGALATVGWDDEGVRPDEYLIVRNGILNDLQTTREQAPMLADWYRQSGKPVRSHGNSYAQSWADVQFQRMPNVNLMPHATRDVKLDELVGGIENGILIEGRGSYSIDQQRYNAQFGGQVFHEIRNGRVGGMLKDVAYQMRTPEFWNGMDLIGGRSTYEIHGSFNDGKGQPSQSNAVSHGCPPARFRQVNVINTGRRA, encoded by the coding sequence ATGAAACGCCGCGAATTCATCACCCGCAGCGCCGCCGCAGCCGCCGGGCTTTCCGTGCTCCCGAGTGGCGCCGCCCACGCGGCCCACATCCTCGCGCCCGGCGACGCCGACCAGCGCGAGCTGGCCATGCGCGCCCTGGACGCCGCCCGGAGCGCCGGTGCGCAGTACGCCGACGTGCGCATCAACCGCAACCGCAACCAGTCCGTCGGCACGCGCGAGCGGCAGATCACCGGCTTCCAGGACTCGGAAACGTCGGGCTTCGGCGTGCGGGTGCTGGCGAACGGAGCATGGGGCTTCGCCGCCAGCCGCGAGGTGAACGCCGAGGAAGTGGCGCGCGTGGCCCGGCAGGCCGTGGCGCAGGCGCGGGCCAACGCCGCCGCGCGCCAGCGGCCGGTGGAGCTGGCGCCCGTGGAGCGGGTGGCCGATGGGCGCTGGCAGTCGCCCATCCAGGTGGACCCGTTCGACGTGCCCATCGAAGAAAAGGTGAACCTGCTCTTCGAGGCCAACGCCGCGGCGCTGGGCGTGGCCGGGGCGCGGTTCGTCACCTCGTCGCTCTTCTTTCTGCGCGAGGAAAAGACCTTCGCCTCCACCGAGGGCAGCTACACCGTCCAGACCATCTACCGCACCCTCCCGCAGATGACGGTGACGGCGGTGGCCCCGGACGGCGGCGACTTCCAGGCGCGGCAGAGCACCCCCGTGGCCGCCATGGGGCTGGGGTACGAGCACGTCCGCAACGCCGACCTGGTGAACAACGCCCGCAGGTGGGCCGACGACGCGGTGGCCAAGCTTTCGGCCAAGCCGGTGGAGCCGGGGCGCTACGACCTGGTGCTGATGCCCTCGCACCTGTTCCTGACCATCCACGAGTCCATCGCGCACCCCACCGAGCTCGACCGCATCATGGGGTTCGAGGCCAACTACGCGGGCACGTCGTTCATCCATCCCATCGGCGACTTCCTGGGCAAGTTCCGCTACGGCCAGGAGATCATGAACATCCAGGCCGAGCGCAGCACCCCCGGCGCCCTGGCCACCGTGGGCTGGGACGACGAAGGCGTACGCCCCGACGAGTACCTGATCGTCAGGAACGGCATCCTCAACGACCTGCAGACCACGCGCGAGCAGGCGCCCATGCTGGCCGACTGGTACCGGCAAAGCGGCAAGCCCGTGCGCAGCCACGGCAACAGCTACGCGCAAAGCTGGGCCGACGTGCAGTTCCAGCGCATGCCCAACGTGAACCTGATGCCGCACGCCACCCGCGACGTGAAGCTCGACGAGCTGGTGGGCGGGATCGAGAACGGCATCCTGATCGAGGGGCGCGGCTCGTACTCCATCGACCAGCAGCGGTACAACGCCCAGTTCGGCGGCCAGGTGTTCCACGAGATCCGCAACGGCCGGGTGGGCGGCATGCTCAAGGACGTGGCGTACCAGATGCGCACGCCCGAGTTCTGGAACGGGATGGACCTGATCGGCGGGCGAAGCACGTACGAGATCCACGGCTCGTTCAACGACGGCAAGGGACAGCCGTCGCAAAGCAACGCCGTTTCGCACGGATGCCCGCCGGCGCGCTTTCGCCAGGTAAACGTCATCAACACCGGACGGCGCGCCTAA
- a CDS encoding AI-2E family transporter codes for MALLQTPRSRAAALVAVLGIAIALALTPFASGLLGAAVLYVICAPAHRRLSRVLPPRFAAAIVLTVALVLVLLPLAVVVGIMVNEAPNTLRMLQNGAVLDRLSNIRIGPVDLGTQLASAGGTAVAWVTQNALAFAGGAARSLLSLVIAFFGLYFLLLHPEKIWLSVRDFLPFSYQAADTLRDRFHSVTVASLVGIALTSAIQGTIVGVGFMLVGLPSAAFWGVITAIVAVLPMFGSALVWVPGVAVLIVGGEWGGAVLLSTLGLIGANADNVVRLIVFKRISDIHPMATLIGAFAGLKYVGLLGVLLGPLAIAYFFELLKIYRQEYVTGPGSASVLVGGNDAMSALPSPSTETI; via the coding sequence ATGGCCCTGCTGCAGACCCCGCGTTCCCGCGCCGCCGCCCTCGTGGCGGTGCTCGGCATCGCCATCGCCCTCGCGCTGACGCCGTTTGCGTCGGGGCTGCTGGGCGCCGCCGTGCTGTACGTGATCTGCGCCCCGGCGCACCGCCGCCTCTCGCGCGTGCTGCCGCCTCGCTTCGCGGCGGCGATCGTGCTGACCGTCGCTCTGGTCCTGGTGCTGCTGCCGCTCGCGGTGGTCGTGGGGATCATGGTCAACGAGGCACCAAACACGTTGCGGATGCTGCAGAACGGCGCCGTGCTCGACCGGCTGTCGAACATCCGCATTGGGCCAGTGGATTTAGGGACGCAGCTGGCCTCGGCGGGGGGCACGGCGGTGGCGTGGGTCACGCAGAACGCGCTGGCGTTCGCCGGCGGCGCCGCCCGCAGCCTGCTGAGCCTGGTGATCGCCTTCTTCGGGCTGTACTTCCTGCTGCTGCACCCGGAAAAGATCTGGCTGAGCGTCCGCGACTTCCTTCCCTTCTCCTACCAGGCGGCCGACACCCTGCGCGACCGCTTCCACAGCGTCACCGTGGCGTCGCTGGTGGGCATCGCGCTCACCTCGGCCATCCAGGGGACCATCGTGGGGGTGGGATTCATGCTGGTGGGGCTGCCCAGCGCGGCGTTCTGGGGCGTCATCACCGCCATCGTGGCCGTGCTGCCGATGTTCGGGAGTGCGCTCGTGTGGGTGCCCGGGGTCGCCGTGCTGATCGTCGGCGGGGAGTGGGGGGGCGCGGTGCTGCTGTCGACGCTGGGGCTGATCGGGGCGAACGCCGACAACGTGGTGCGGCTGATCGTGTTCAAGCGCATCTCCGACATCCACCCGATGGCCACACTGATCGGCGCCTTCGCCGGCCTCAAGTACGTCGGGCTGCTGGGCGTGCTGCTGGGCCCGCTGGCCATCGCCTACTTCTTCGAGCTGCTGAAGATCTACCGCCAGGAATACGTCACCGGCCCAGGATCGGCCAGCGTTCTGGTAGGTGGAAACGACGCGATGTCGGCATTGCCAAGTCCATCCACCGAAACGATATAG
- a CDS encoding SGNH/GDSL hydrolase family protein: protein MKFLALGDSYTIGEGVAAADRWPVQLAALLREQGQDFAEPQIIARTGWTTDELSDAIDAADPRGPYDLVSLLIGVNNQYRGRGTEEYRAEFAGLLQRAIGFAGGDASRVIVLSIPDWGATPFAEGRSRANIAAEIDVFNAINRQETERLGARYVDITPQSRTAGSNPAFLAPDGLHYSGLTYAEWARLALPAALEAVQ from the coding sequence ATGAAGTTTCTGGCGCTGGGGGATTCGTACACCATCGGCGAGGGGGTGGCGGCGGCCGACCGCTGGCCGGTGCAGCTGGCGGCGCTGCTGCGGGAGCAGGGGCAGGACTTCGCCGAGCCGCAGATCATCGCGCGCACCGGCTGGACGACGGACGAGCTCTCCGACGCCATCGACGCCGCCGACCCGCGGGGGCCGTACGACCTGGTGTCGCTGCTGATCGGCGTCAACAACCAGTACCGCGGCCGCGGCACCGAGGAGTACCGCGCCGAGTTCGCCGGCCTGCTGCAGCGCGCCATCGGCTTCGCCGGGGGCGACGCGAGCCGGGTAATCGTGCTCTCCATCCCCGACTGGGGGGCCACTCCCTTCGCGGAGGGCCGCTCCCGCGCCAACATCGCCGCGGAGATCGACGTGTTCAACGCAATCAACCGCCAGGAAACGGAGCGGCTGGGCGCGCGCTACGTCGACATCACCCCGCAGAGCCGCACCGCAGGCTCCAATCCCGCGTTCCTGGCCCCGGACGGCCTCCACTACTCCGGCTTGACCTACGCCGAGTGGGCGCGCCTGGCCCTTCCGGCAGCCCTGGAAGCAGTGCAGTAA
- a CDS encoding serine hydrolase, producing the protein MLYRNEPPFKLRSTLAAAFALVAAGTGMGLAQGGEQPRALERVEAVIPQPVTFAAVRVVREARVPRQPRLGADARMSSQQLSAAERLVRDEVRRGAFPGAALAAGRGAHLGLMAGVGNAEWGHGAVDPERTVYDIASLTKVVATTTAVMLLVEQGKLDVDAPVSRYLPAFSGGAKDKVRIRHLLAHNSGLPAGAGVGGTPDQALKQLIRTPLKTAPGERMEYSDVGFVVLWAAAERAAGEPLDELLRREMWEPLGMRSTGFNPGEGCARCVPTFKRADGTPVRGKVHDPIARKLGGVAGNAGLFSTAGDLARFAAMLASGGELEGVRVLEEETIRRFTRRQPNAENRALGWETPKERGGSAGRELSRRAFGHTGFTGTSLWVDPERATWTVLLANRTFDPHASNRIQALRRAVNDRVAQAADAGGRGMGVLLD; encoded by the coding sequence ATGCTCTACAGGAACGAACCTCCGTTCAAGCTGCGCAGCACCCTGGCCGCCGCATTCGCGCTGGTGGCCGCGGGCACCGGCATGGGCCTGGCGCAGGGCGGCGAACAGCCGCGCGCGCTGGAGAGGGTGGAGGCGGTGATCCCGCAGCCGGTGACGTTCGCCGCCGTCCGCGTGGTGCGCGAGGCCCGCGTGCCGCGCCAGCCCCGGCTGGGCGCCGATGCGCGCATGTCGTCGCAGCAGCTCTCCGCGGCCGAGCGGCTGGTGCGCGACGAGGTGAGGCGCGGCGCCTTTCCCGGCGCCGCGCTGGCCGCGGGCCGAGGCGCGCACTTGGGGCTGATGGCGGGCGTGGGCAACGCGGAGTGGGGGCACGGCGCGGTAGACCCCGAGCGCACCGTGTACGACATCGCCTCGCTGACCAAGGTGGTGGCGACGACGACGGCGGTGATGCTGCTGGTGGAGCAGGGCAAGCTGGACGTGGACGCGCCCGTTTCGCGGTACCTTCCCGCGTTTTCGGGCGGGGCCAAGGACAAGGTGCGCATCCGCCACCTGCTGGCCCACAACTCCGGGCTCCCTGCCGGCGCCGGGGTGGGCGGCACGCCGGACCAGGCGCTGAAGCAGCTGATCCGCACGCCGCTGAAGACCGCGCCGGGCGAGCGGATGGAGTACTCCGACGTGGGCTTCGTGGTGCTGTGGGCCGCCGCGGAACGCGCCGCGGGAGAGCCGCTGGACGAACTGCTGCGCCGCGAGATGTGGGAGCCGCTGGGCATGCGCTCCACCGGCTTCAACCCCGGGGAGGGCTGCGCCCGCTGCGTGCCGACCTTCAAGCGGGCAGACGGCACCCCGGTCCGCGGCAAGGTTCACGATCCCATCGCCCGCAAGCTGGGGGGCGTCGCGGGGAACGCGGGGCTGTTCAGCACCGCCGGCGACCTGGCGCGCTTCGCCGCCATGCTGGCGAGCGGGGGCGAGCTGGAGGGCGTGCGCGTGCTGGAGGAAGAAACCATCCGCCGGTTCACCCGCCGGCAGCCCAACGCGGAGAACCGGGCCCTGGGCTGGGAAACGCCCAAGGAGCGCGGCGGTTCCGCCGGGCGCGAGCTGAGCCGGCGCGCGTTCGGGCACACGGGGTTCACGGGGACGTCGCTGTGGGTGGATCCGGAGCGGGCGACGTGGACGGTGCTGCTGGCCAACCGCACCTTCGACCCCCACGCGTCCAACCGCATCCAGGCCCTGCGCCGCGCGGTGAACGACCGCGTAGCCCAGGCCGCGGACGCCGGCGGGCGAGGAATGGGCGTGCTGCTGGACTGA
- a CDS encoding non-heme iron oxygenase ferredoxin subunit translates to MAEHQAAMLSDVPEGEAREFTVGGREIVLCNVEGEIYALQGMCTHEDLPLDGGEVDGTELVCNWHGASFDVCTGRPIGLPATEPLQTFEARVDGDGRIHVTMPD, encoded by the coding sequence ATGGCGGAACACCAGGCCGCGATGCTCAGCGACGTTCCCGAAGGCGAGGCGCGCGAGTTCACCGTGGGCGGACGCGAGATCGTGCTGTGCAACGTGGAGGGCGAGATTTACGCGCTGCAGGGGATGTGCACCCACGAAGACCTTCCGCTGGATGGCGGCGAGGTGGACGGAACCGAGCTGGTCTGCAACTGGCATGGGGCCAGCTTCGACGTGTGCACCGGCCGCCCGATCGGCCTTCCCGCCACCGAGCCGCTTCAAACGTTCGAAGCGCGGGTGGATGGCGACGGCCGCATCCATGTGACGATGCCGGACTGA
- the secD gene encoding protein translocase subunit SecD, which yields MFQNVRARLGLILVLAAACVALLFWNQGRKGQMVTLGLDLQGGIHMALEVDETGKALTPQQRSDAIDRALKVVRIRVNALGVSEPVVQKAGNDRIVVELAGLQNMNQARDVISKAAFLEFQIVNRPEEVQPAMARLDQAVARAFPSAARAAPAAESPVGGVFKQKGAAADSGTSGKPFESKIASVGPEGQLLVAVADTAAIGAWLRHPAVAAAVPRGTEILWGVPEAEENKQFRSLWFVQNRAIMTGEYLQSAVPATDQTTGTRSVVEFELNRRGGRTFARETGRNLQRQMAIVLDNQVYTAPIIQGQIERRGQITLGSASFEEASELALVLKAGALPVPLKIVEERSVGPTMGADSVRAGFIAGLIGLAGVVLIMIGYYRVAGVFAVIGLSLYVLYTLGSLVAVDAVLTFPGIAGLVLSIGMSVDANVLIFERIREELDAGRAVRPAVSEGFKQALSAIVDSNITTLLTAAILYYAGTGPIQGFAITLGIGIIISMFTAIFVTRTLFTLYLERRSSAAQGLAI from the coding sequence ATGTTTCAGAACGTCAGGGCCCGTCTGGGCTTGATTCTCGTGCTCGCGGCCGCCTGCGTGGCCCTCCTCTTCTGGAACCAGGGCCGTAAGGGCCAGATGGTCACCCTGGGGCTGGACCTGCAGGGCGGCATCCACATGGCTCTCGAGGTGGACGAGACCGGCAAGGCGCTCACCCCCCAGCAGCGCAGCGACGCCATCGATCGCGCGCTGAAGGTGGTGCGCATTCGCGTCAACGCGCTCGGCGTGTCGGAGCCGGTGGTGCAGAAGGCCGGCAACGACCGCATCGTGGTGGAGCTGGCCGGCCTGCAGAACATGAACCAGGCCCGCGACGTGATCTCCAAGGCCGCGTTCCTGGAGTTCCAGATCGTCAACCGGCCGGAAGAGGTGCAGCCCGCGATGGCCCGCCTGGACCAGGCGGTGGCCCGCGCATTCCCCAGCGCGGCGCGCGCGGCCCCGGCGGCCGAGTCGCCGGTGGGTGGCGTGTTCAAGCAGAAGGGCGCCGCGGCCGACAGCGGAACTTCCGGCAAGCCCTTCGAGAGCAAGATCGCCAGCGTGGGCCCCGAGGGGCAGCTGCTGGTGGCCGTTGCCGACACGGCTGCCATCGGCGCCTGGCTTCGCCACCCGGCCGTGGCCGCGGCGGTGCCCCGCGGAACGGAGATCCTGTGGGGCGTGCCCGAGGCCGAAGAGAACAAGCAGTTCCGCTCGCTCTGGTTCGTGCAGAACCGCGCGATCATGACGGGCGAGTACCTTCAGTCGGCGGTGCCGGCGACGGACCAGACCACCGGCACCCGCTCGGTGGTGGAATTCGAGCTGAACCGCCGCGGCGGGCGCACGTTCGCGCGGGAGACGGGCCGCAACCTGCAGCGGCAGATGGCCATCGTGCTCGACAACCAGGTGTACACGGCCCCGATCATCCAGGGGCAGATCGAGCGCCGGGGCCAGATCACCCTGGGCAGCGCCAGCTTTGAAGAGGCCAGCGAACTGGCCCTGGTGCTGAAGGCGGGCGCGCTGCCGGTGCCGCTGAAGATCGTCGAGGAGCGCTCGGTGGGCCCCACCATGGGCGCCGACTCGGTGCGCGCGGGCTTCATCGCCGGCCTGATCGGGCTGGCGGGCGTGGTGCTGATCATGATCGGCTACTACCGCGTGGCGGGCGTGTTCGCCGTGATCGGGCTGTCGCTGTACGTGCTGTACACGCTGGGCTCGCTGGTGGCGGTGGACGCGGTGCTCACCTTCCCGGGCATCGCCGGCCTGGTGCTTTCCATCGGCATGTCGGTAGACGCCAACGTGCTGATCTTCGAGCGCATCCGTGAAGAGCTGGACGCCGGCCGCGCCGTGCGCCCGGCGGTGAGCGAGGGCTTCAAGCAGGCGCTTTCGGCCATCGTCGACTCCAACATCACCACCCTGCTCACGGCGGCCATTCTGTACTACGCCGGCACCGGGCCCATCCAGGGCTTCGCGATCACCCTGGGCATCGGCATCATCATCTCGATGTTCACGGCCATCTTCGTGACCCGCACCCTCTTCACCCTGTACCTCGAGCGCCGGTCGTCCGCCGCGCAGGGTCTGGCCATCTGA